CCTGTCCGGGCTTGTCCTCCGGACAGTGATCTACTTCGTCTGCAAATCCTACCACCATGAAAACATCGACAAGTCGGCTCTCTCAGATCACCTTGCAGGCTATTATATTGGAGAATATGTTCCTTTGAAGTCCAAGGATGTTCAGCTTGAACATCTCTACGTTTGATGGAGGGAGAAAATTAAGTATATATGTTTTGTAATAGCAGTTTGTGCCATTATAACATCTATATGTTTGAAGAAGCTACTGTCTCATGTAATGTAAACCGGTTTTCTAGTGAATTTTTGTTGCTTAATCTATTTAAGAGATTCAAGtgctttttgttatttttaaaggtattttttgtttgagaatTACTACATCTATAAATCGATTgcgaaaaaataaacaaaaattgataatgatatatatacaattatttttacgtactttctgtatattctattaatgtaattgactgtattaatttttttaatacacaaccaattatatcaataaagtgagtaaaaaaaaatacgtaaaaatgattgtacatagaattttaaaaaaaaaattgacacaatcaatcacatcaatagagtgcgtaaaacatacgtaaaagtgactattacttaaaaataaatgtacaaAATAacgtaatttaatataatacgctaaatctattttataattaaaataattttataatataatatattatattaatttatataagtttataaatttatttttataaaatatcttttaagaTTAAACGATTTATGTTTTATTTCGTTTTTAAATTAGTTAGGTGTTTTGTTGGACAGAAATGTTTTGGGTCCGAATTTGTGGCcgaaagatttatttatttgtttatttattctacttaatggttaagaaaataatttttaataatattgttatgaattttatttttttgaaaaaaatatttaaaaatataaaaaataataataaaaagttatcTTTCTCGGTGGGCATTCGGGCTGCAATGCGTATGAAATGGAGTTGGTTGACTTGGAATTTGTGGACTGGGGCCAATATTTCGCCAtcacatttattaaacatgagaACAAAATGTTTCTTAATAAGGCGTGGGGATAACGCTACAGGTAATAGGCTAGTGGTCAATTTTATAGCTAGGTACGGTTTGGGTAACCAAACTGGACGagttgataaaatattaaatataaattaaaaattaaataaaatattattttttaatattattattattttaaaattaaaaaaaattaaattatttattatattttagataagaattttaaaaaattataacaattgaAATGGTTggaatatttaatattgtatcAACATATTAAAATGAGCTAGAGACagagtaatctatttattttttaaagataaattaaattacataagACTCATCACTCAAGTGCTTCTTGACCATTTGTTTATCAACTTGCCTATCCAAAATCTAGAGTCATTCCTCaaagataaggaaaatgatTGATGAAGTTTAGGGTGTACCTGTACATGTctcgttattttttttttaaatataagtaaatataaaatttatataaaaaaattattttttaataatagaaattaatatttttttaaagatattatatatttaacattattccaaaaataaaataagatttttttttttttttaattaaagacGTTTAGAATATGTAGTCTTTAGTTTCtacacttatttatttattttgagttaGGTAAAATGACGTTTTTGTCACGCGTTTGTGAATGCAAACATCATTGCTGACGCTCGACGGCTCGAGCTGATCAACTACGtgttgaaaaatgaaaagagaattAGTGGACAAGACTCTTTAAAAGATGAATACTTTCTTTTGCTTGAAATTTACTCTGTTTCTAAAAAGCAgatatttcttaaaatatcattttataccTCAAAAAATCACTATTTCTTAAAATTCCCCAAtacattaataaatttatttttttattttattttttatttttttaacatcttaaaAAGCtaaatcttaatattttttacacatttgtttcactattaatactatatactatatttacattttacttttattttattatataaaatgtaacacttttatcacttttaaataatattttatatttaaaaaaaaagttaaaattggtGATCAATGATACCTCATCATAGTGAGATGAAAGTGATCAAACTTtatttataatacaaacataGTGGTTGTACCTTGACTTATGatataaattgtaaaaataatttatagtttataatttaaaatgatatcttatgtagttttgaattaaaaattaagaaaaattaatgataaaaagaaaaaaaaaacatattaggTTCGGTTTGTTAATAGCGAGTTttaagataagaattttaaattttaaaatgaaatattaaaatattatattttaatattattattattttaaaatttaaaaaaattaaattatttattatattttatataaaaatttaagaatgttATAAAGATAAAATGAGCATATAAAAATTCTTGTCGGGGAAAAatatccccaaaaaaaaatctgtatCATCAAAGTTATCCATCTATCAAATCACCGTTAATTAGTTATTTGTTGCTGATCAGAGGCCATTAAATAGGATACAAGTCAACAATCGTTAAATGCATAGCACTGGATTCCCGCTCATCTGCAAGGAGTCGGTACCGATTTCAAGAGCAAAAGAGCTTCCTTCGAATCTCTGCAACCTTTCTCCCTTCCACTTTCCGCAGAGCACACAAATTAAGACTATTTCCCATAAATTCCGCCAATTCACCGGAACCGGATTCCAGGTTAATGGTGGGGTGATCGCTTGGGAgtgttaagatatatatatatacacatacatatatatataatggatacAGCGTCGTCTTCGAGTCCGGCGGAGTTCGATTACCTTTTCAAGTTGTTGATGATCGGGGATTCCGGGGTTGGGAAGAGCACGCTCCTCTTGAGCTTCACTTCCAATACGTTTGAGGATCTCTCTCCTACCATTGGTGAGCTTAGGGTTTCCCTCGTCTTACCATCAGTGAATTATTATGTTCATTGTTTAATTATTTCTGGGATTGCGTTTagtattgatttatattattaaattttttctaggTGTGGACTTTAAGGTGAAACATGTTACTATGGGAGGAAAGAAGTTGAAGCTGGCAATTTGGGACACAGGTATTAAGTGAAATTTCTTCTGAGAAAAGTCGGAAAAGACattaaattttcatgaattAATGTCTGTGTCTTTTGCATACATTTGATCGTGTAATGTTACTGCCTGGAAAATCTCTGCCTTAGGATTGTGTGAACAAGTGAACAACCCTCGGATTCATGCATCATTATATGGGAATGTATTGTCATGGATTGTTTCTCCCCGTGGAGcgtgataaaaaaaaaggacgAATTATGGGTTTATGATAAATACCATGAATAACTGCCATTGCAGCATTTTTCTTTGTTAAGATACCATATATGGGAATGATAGCTTAATTCTTGGATTTTCACATTGTGCTTAATGGAATAAAGTTTGGTAACCTGCAGTACTTAGTCTTTGAAATATTAGGCTTAGTTCTTGTGGTTCTTCTTATAATGAGCTGATTTAAGGACCCTGATCATGTGAAGCCTATAGGAACTTGGATGAGCATTAAATATGGTCAACCTATACTAGCGTGCTTGATGTTCTTAGATTAGAGTGAAAAAGGTTACTCTTTTCCGCAAGAGACTAAATTGTCTAATGTTTACTAGCTTGAAGGATTTTGCAATTTCTACAAATATGTGAAGTTCaactcaaaatcacaaaattttcGGCATTGGAAGCCCTTATGCATTTGCTTTATAAGTAGCTCATAAATATCAATTCTTTGGTTGTAGTGCATCTGCAGTATTTACTataatttaaatgtattttagtACTTGATACATGCTATTTATGAAACCAAATACACACAACACACATGCTTACTTCGAAAGTAAATGATATTACTATCATTTCTTGTTCctttgatttattttcaagttgcCATGGAGTTAGAAAAAGAGTTAGGTCCCATAGTTTACAGCCTTGTTTCTGACACAATTTTCCCATTTCTCATCATGAAGCTGGTCAAGAAAGGTTTAGAACTCTAACTAGCTCATATTACAGAGGAGCTCAAGGAATAATAATGGGTATGCTGCACCATCTCTATTATCCCTCTCTGCTTTCTATTCCTGTCTATGCTCATTTAGCATGAAATCCATACCTTTATTGTTGTTGAGAGTCCATTAATATCCAAAGCTTTTAATTATAGATCTCAACCTGTTGTGACTGATGGCAGATATCAATTTTTGCCCCATTACTACTTTTTGATTATTTCCATTCTTTTATGCATGCATAAAGCACAGTGCACATTCACTTAAGtcttcaaaaagaaaatagtgAATGATCAATGCTGTTTAAGTATTGAACTAGTTCTCCTTCATTGATTCACAGGTTTTAGTAAAGCCTATAAAGAACATCTCATCTGCTTCTGACTGACTGTTTTGTTAGTAATTGATTGAGTGACTTTTTATGTTGCAGTTCTTTAGTTTCGGGAAAAAGATATTCTGTATAACTTAGTAATTGTATTTGGGAATGTTTCAGTGTATGATGTGACAAGAAGAGAAACTTTTACAAATCTGTCTGATATATGGGCTAAGGAAATTGACTTGTACTCAACCAATCAAGATTGCATCAAGATGCTTGTTGGCAACAAAGTTGATAAGGTGTGTCTTTAATGAACTTCGGTTTGTAGTTTTTTGATTCTCGTGAGCATCCTGttctcaataaaaaattttaaggtTAGGATTGTACTAAGATCTACCATCCCTAGACCCTATAACCGTGAGAACGATACTTGGTTATTATCCTTCCTTTGTGTGTATAGGGAAGTTCACAACAAATTAGTTCTTTAATCTTGATCAGATTATTAGTTTACTGAGTTGTTTGGACTTTATCTTATGAGCATATATTAGTTTTAGCTTCTAGGGATGCTTTATTGTTTCTATTTAAAGGTATCATGCACATTGAAGTTATCTTTAATTTTCAGGAAGATGAAAGGGTTGTCAGCAAAAAAGAGGGTATTGACTTTGCTAGAGAATATGGATGCCTTTTCTTGGAATGCAGTGCTAAAACTCGAGTCAATGTGGAGCAATGCTTTGAGGAGCTTGTATTAAAGGTATGCAAATTACTGAAATATTTTGTCCATATATTGTTTTACTGTTATAAATGTACTTCTACATGTGATTCCTAGGATGTGAACCAGTTCTTGAACAGTTTTGGATCCGGATGTCGAGTTTAGTCCCTTTGTTTAGTAATTTACTTTTaagaaacatgaaaataagGTTTGCTATTAAATAATTTCGTAATGCATTCTATAGTCGCTTTATTTATCCAGAAACTTTAACAATAAAATTGCTTCTTGGCCTTGTATATATTGGCATTTTGACGTGTGTACATGCAAGGACACAACAAACAAAAGGATgctgaaaataacaaaatttatcgTTTAGTATAAAGCCATGATTAGATAAGTAATGAAAGTTCTAAGGTCATCGAGGAACATAGAATtgattgaaaaatgaaagatatgCCATATTATtggacttttctttttcttttctttttttcccttaagTCGTGTTCTAATTGTGAGAGCATTGGATCCTAACAGAAAAACCAAGTGGATGTGTCTTATTTTACAAAGAACGCACTTATTGGTTCTCTTTTATTGGTAAAGTATTTTGAACCTTATAGCATCCATAACTTGTGTGCATGATGTGGGTACCGTGTTGATGTGTAGATTTTGGAGACACCCAGTCTTTTGGCCGTGGGCTCAGCTGGGGTAAAAAGGAACATCTTCAAACAGAAACCTCCACCACCTGATGGTGCTGCCACTGGTGGCTGTTGCTCTTCGTGATTGTTCTCTGATGTTTCTCGCAAACACTCCCCCTCCAAATAGTatttcattttcactttttCCCCTGTTTGATCTAAAATGTTCACAAGTAGTTCAAAAGATGGTAATGTCTGTAGTGACTTGTATTCCCTTTTACAGATCATGAGTTAATTTTGTACCCCATCTCCTATTTACAAGTACATTCCCATTCTCTCTGCAGATCTTGGTTCTTAGTCACTGTTTTGCTCTTATATAAGAAGTTTGCCATTCCAATATCAGAACTGTGTTTCCTTTCAGTTTTTGCAGATAGAAATGGAGTCTTCGTAATATACTTGTTTTTTTGGAGGTTTCATTTTTTAGTCGACTTGAActctttataaattatttagaaGGGGAGGAGGGTTCAAGATTCCTTAACGTCTGTATCCGAACTTGAAGGTTTAAAACGAGAGAGATAGAGACATGAGGTGGGTTTTAGAGGATTTTTTAACCTACTACCATTTTAGAATCTACTTCCAACTAGATCTTCAATCTTTTAGCTTCTTTCTTTGACATGGCAAGAAGGCTGCTTGAATATCACTAATTTAAATTCACAAACATTTAGCTAGTGAAATAAAACTTCCTTCTCAAAAAATCTCACTAACAATCAGATGGGGTTATGAATATCTCGACCCCAATTATATGAGAGAGTGATGGCCCTAAGTATCTTTAGGGGATGtattaaaatcttaaataatataattaactgaaagtttttttttttttttaaatgagaaatagATTTCTATTCATTcatgaaagaaagaaactatAACTGTGACTGATAATTACAGGTAACAAATCCTAATTACAAGTCAACTACTTATCTGTTGTAAGCTTCTCCCACATACAAAATTCATTATGCTGGACATTATCTACCTTCAAAGTTTTTTAGTGACAAGACCGTTCTGAGATGTGAGATTATGTAATAACAGAAATGTCTATCTTGACTTATCTTGAGAAAACACATACCATCCCCACCCTCTCAGAGGAGGAGAGCgctctcctcctcctctaaaGAGGAGAAGGACTAGTCTACTATAGACAATAAAGTCCAATAGCctgtttctctttatttttaatacttAAACTAAGACTAGAAACACTAAAATACAATGACTCTCCAACAGATTGTCCATTGTCCATGATGCACTTCTAAAACGCGTGAGTGCCTGACAGGCCCCACCATCTCCTGCAGCAAACATGCACAAAGCATGCGTGAGTGCTCAACAGATCCTGCACCAAGCTCCACGTTCTTCTGCTCCCTCCAGCCCAGGCACACTTCTCCTCCATAGCAGGATTCAAGCACGCCACCTTATGCCGAACTGCAGGCCTGCAGTGGAAACACGGTCTGCACTCCGTTGAGTCCCCATCACTGCAGCCCTGAAGCCTTATTGTCACACAGGCAAACAAAACTAATCCAATAGAAACTTGAAACAAACCAAACGGGAAAAAACTTGATAACCAAAGAAAACCCAACGTACTAAATAACATGAAACACTAAAAAACTGGTAAACATGCAATGAAACTGGCTCTAAATCGGCTATCATCAATGCACATTCCTCTGTTCCCCAGCAAAACCCGTGAGTCGGACTTCACCCCATTCCTCTGTTTTCCTTGGCCAGCAACAGAGCAATCGATGTTCATCCAGGAAAGCACTTCTCCTTGGCCAACATAGAGTCATCCATGCACGTCAGTGTGCATCCACCTTCTATTTTGGGATCTTGTCCACATAAAGCATTTTCGCAGGAAACACACCACGGCTCTGCATTTTCGCAAGAACAAGCCAGGAACATACTGAGAGCACCACCACCACATTTTAGACTCACTCTGAGACCTCCCACCTCCTTCGTAAAGACCACCACGCCCAGCGGCGTGTTTTTGTTTGGGGAAAGGCTCGGAGTCAGCCAACTAAGCCAGGACCCCCACCTTCATCGTGTTAGACTGCCTCGCCCAGCTACGAGTTTTTATGTGATGGAAAACAACTCTCCACCTCCCTTGTGCATGAAGACCACCCCATTTAGCTGATTGGATTAGTATGGTGGAAGTCTCGGCTCAGTACATGGTATAGGGCTGTCAAGCCTCCATAACCACAGCCAACGGGCCCTTATTTACACTCACAAACACAAAAGCTTGGGGATAACTAGAAAACACAAAAGAGGAAGGAGGTGGGGAGGGAGGAGTTCAGCCCTTCCCGTGGTGTTGCTCTGGTTTGTGTTTTAGAGAGATGTaggagcttctctctctagaatggaggttgcaaaattttaaaaacttaacTGAAAGTTATTGATAATATATGTTGTGAGAATTAATTTGTCTTACCAAAGTACCAATTTCATTGTTTTATCAAGTACTTTAGTTTTCCTCacccatatatattattttctcaaccctTATTTTTTAGTCTTGTAACCAATGGATCTATTAAAGAGTGTTAAGATTTTAGAGGAAGTTAAAAGAGTttgtaaatttttgttaatGATTATTGATCATTCTCTTCACTAAAATAAATAAggtttgtgaagtttttcattATTCATGTTAATCTACAACTCACAAAATAGATGCCAAATTCTTTGAATTAAGAAtctaaggaaaaacaaaaggagaCTCTGAATGCTCAATCCAAAGAAGCAAAAGTTGTATTTCATGAATTTGAATGCAAGAAATAGAATCAAttaaggtctcgtttggttatacagtttAGATGAGATAGGATATTTtggtaaaaattaaataaaatattgttataatataatttttttaatactaattttgttttaagatttaaaaaagttaaattatttattatattttgtgtagaaatttaaaaaatttgtaatgattatatgagatgagatagtttgattttGTGTTAATAGGAATTTTCATAGTAGTGTTTTTAATTAtagagttttattaaaaaattctactATAAAAAAGTTGTTTACTATTTTGTAAACATGCATCTAAAATGCTTATAAAGTTAGTTGCGATAGTTTTTCACAAAgttatttgaagaagatttatatatatatatatatattaatatatatatatatatatatatatatatatataaaaccttcaattttgtgtttaaaaaaaaaagacttttagCCCTTTTTTTTTAGGTGCTTAtaacaggttttttttttttttttttttttttttttttttttttttatatatatttatcaaacatatcaaattttttaaagagtttttaggctgttaaaagtattttttaagttttcaaagTCAAATCAAAATAGCCACTTATATCAATCACTTGAAAGAACAATGGCATTGGAATAGCTATTTGTTCTAGTTAGCCATGTTTTATCTAAGTTATCCTCATCTTCATCTACATTGGACTAGGCTAATTTGGATTTAGCCATAGTGATTCAACATATTTGTTGAGAAGTGTCTATTAGGAAAATAATATAAGAGAATTAATTTAGCTACAAAagtaatatataaaagtaaattcacaaactgacgTAATTTGGAATTTTGATTCTTACAATAATATTCTTACTTTCTCTCTATGGTTTTGATTCTTGAAcattctttccattttcttaagggtcttggtagttttgataaatagattattgaaaattatgaaaataaaaataaaaaagtatttaaaaataaataaaaagatgcattaaaaagtagataaaaaaataataagaatactttttattatataaagtgAGATGACTAATTCAATGTAGGGTTCAAGTTTTGACTCATTATCCAATAGTCAAAAAGTGACATATTAGCCAAACTTCATCGAAAACTTTGCCCAAACTAATGTTAGTGTTCTAAGGATTCTATGTGCAAGGCACTATGTCCTGTTGAAAATGTTACTGCATTTTATCAAGATGAAAGAAtagaaaatgtaaaaattaGAACGCATAACTAATCAAATGTTTATAATTCATTCTATTGAAATCATAATATGACATGCATTGCTCCGCTTGTTATACCACCAATTAGACatgtacaaaataataataataataataataataataataataataataatcttcttataaatgaaaaattaaaataaatgcattATAAATAGATGAATTTGAATTGCGCTAccatagaaaataaaacaatggatatgataaattaaaaaccaatcatgaattaatgcataaattggaacctaaaagtaaaaattgtattttgtaaaatgataaCAATATTAATCCAAccactattatttattttaaattattatacaaaAGAGGATGAagataattgttaatttttttcaaataatattatagaggaatgataataatatttttaaatctgccctgtgtacttgggattTGCCATTTatgatgaataaaacttcttgattactgataaaaaaaaaaaatatttttaaatcaaaaaggaatataaaaaatactttttatgaATTTTGTGCATGGTGTTAGCAATGGGGTGAGCAACAACAACTTGCACCATGACAAGAAAATAGTGTTTGCAAACTAGGGCAAGCACTATGGGAGAAGTGTAAAACTTGCCCTCTAGATGAGTAGAGAGGAAAGGGAAAGTGATCCCCAACAGGAGAAAACAATCTTGCCCAAGGTGAGCACTTTTTTCTCCCCTAAGGTCGAGTAACAATATCTCGCACCAAGGCAAGCAAAAAGTGCTTGCAACCTAGGGTGAGCATCCTGAAAAGCAACATTGCTTGTCCAAAGACGAGCACCGCAAGATGAGTGTAAATGGGAGAGCAAAGTGGAAAGGGAGAGTATTTGGCCCTAGGAGAGAACAAATTCACGCTCGATGCGACTGACATCCATAGTGAGCAAAGAGTGTTTACACCTTGAAGAGTAAAAGTGTTTTCTAAAAGTGAGCACCTTAGGATGACTATGAAGCTCGCCCTTTGGGTGAGTAGAGTGGAAAGGGAGTGCTGATCCTAAGAGAGAAGAAATTCACACTTGATGCAAGTAAAGAGTGCTCATAACCGAGGGCAAGCACCATGAAGAGAGTGCTCGCTCCCAGAGAGAAGAAATCCACGCCTGAGGTGAGTGTAAGTGTTGGCACCTAAAGCAAGCAATCGCCCTAGGACGAGCAATAGCAACTCACACTGGGGCAAGCAACAACATCTTGAACTGAGGCAAGCAACAACATCTTGAACTGAGGCAAGCAATAGTAGCAAGCACCTTGAAAAGCAATAGTATTAGCTCCAGGGTGCACGTCTAACACACATGTCGACCTAACCATAACAACTTAATGGTAGAGATTTCAAGAACTTTTTCATCATTAGAGTTGCTCTTCTGATTCTATCTTGAGTTAAGAGTTCTAGAAGTAAGAGATGTAGTTATATTTGGTGCCATTCATGTTGTAGAGGTAGT
This is a stretch of genomic DNA from Carya illinoinensis cultivar Pawnee chromosome 15, C.illinoinensisPawnee_v1, whole genome shotgun sequence. It encodes these proteins:
- the LOC122296056 gene encoding ras-related protein RABC1-like isoform X1, with the protein product MDTASSSSPAEFDYLFKLLMIGDSGVGKSTLLLSFTSNTFEDLSPTIGVDFKVKHVTMGGKKLKLAIWDTAGQERFRTLTSSYYRGAQGIIMVYDVTRRETFTNLSDIWAKEIDLYSTNQDCIKMLVGNKVDKEDERVVSKKEGIDFAREYGCLFLECSAKTRVNVEQCFEELVLKILETPSLLAVGSAGVKRNIFKQKPPPPDGAATGGCCSS
- the LOC122296056 gene encoding ras-related protein RABC1-like isoform X2 → MDTASSSSPAEFDYLFKLLMIGDSGVGKSTLLLSFTSNTFEDLSPTIGVDFKVKHVTMGGKKLKLAIWDTVYDVTRRETFTNLSDIWAKEIDLYSTNQDCIKMLVGNKVDKEDERVVSKKEGIDFAREYGCLFLECSAKTRVNVEQCFEELVLKILETPSLLAVGSAGVKRNIFKQKPPPPDGAATGGCCSS